The following proteins are co-located in the Armatimonadota bacterium genome:
- a CDS encoding low affinity iron permease family protein: MQDFFHRVAQRAAQLVGSPWAFIAAVLVLVGWAATGPVFHFSDTWQLVVNTGTTIVTFLIVFLIQNTQNRDARAIHLKLDELIRAVRGARTRLVDLEDMTEAELDALEREFQALRRRLSRRRPREEDRR; this comes from the coding sequence ATGCAGGACTTCTTCCACCGCGTCGCCCAGCGCGCGGCGCAGCTGGTCGGGAGCCCCTGGGCCTTCATCGCCGCCGTGCTCGTGCTCGTCGGCTGGGCGGCGACCGGGCCGGTGTTCCACTTCAGCGATACCTGGCAGCTCGTCGTGAACACGGGGACCACGATCGTCACCTTCCTCATCGTCTTCCTCATCCAGAACACCCAGAACCGCGACGCCCGAGCGATCCACCTCAAGCTCGACGAGCTGATCAGGGCGGTGCGCGGTGCCCGGACCCGGCTCGTCGACCTCGAGGACATGACCGAGGCGGAGCTCGACGCGCTGGAGAGGGAGTTCCAGGCGCTGCGCCGGCGGTTGTCGCGCCGCCGCCCCCGGGAGGAGGACCGCAGGTAG